In one window of Candidatus Avedoeria danica DNA:
- a CDS encoding CDP-alcohol phosphatidyltransferase family protein: MLTPSARRLALPVLRTLARALARLGVGPNALTVLGAVLHAPVVWCLAAFDTTWPAGVALALAGAFDALDGAVARETDSVSPFGAFLDSVVDRVSESLVCFGLVLHAQRTGDAGLVRWALAFFAGSILVSYTRARAAGIGVRTQAGWFGRLERTLAVGVGLLTGFLTPVVVIATVGAWATALRRVVDVWHQARDADGAVERAANGNSFIEDRERDPAEGKSDIARERAAEVQA, from the coding sequence ATGCTGACGCCATCCGCCCGGCGGTTGGCACTGCCGGTCCTTCGGACGCTGGCGCGGGCCCTTGCCCGCCTCGGGGTCGGCCCGAACGCGCTGACCGTTCTCGGCGCAGTGCTCCACGCGCCGGTCGTTTGGTGCCTCGCCGCCTTCGACACCACCTGGCCGGCCGGCGTCGCCCTCGCGTTGGCCGGCGCATTCGACGCGCTCGACGGCGCCGTCGCGCGCGAAACCGACAGCGTTTCGCCTTTCGGCGCCTTCCTGGACAGCGTCGTCGACCGCGTCTCCGAGTCGCTCGTGTGCTTCGGCCTCGTGCTGCACGCCCAGCGAACCGGTGACGCGGGCCTCGTACGCTGGGCGCTCGCCTTTTTCGCCGGTTCGATCCTCGTGAGCTACACCCGGGCACGCGCGGCCGGCATCGGGGTCCGCACCCAGGCCGGCTGGTTTGGAAGGCTGGAGCGAACGCTTGCGGTCGGTGTTGGGCTGCTCACGGGCTTCCTGACGCCCGTCGTCGTCATCGCCACCGTCGGCGCCTGGGCGACCGCATTGCGACGCGTCGTCGACGTCTGGCACCAAGCCCGGGACGCCGACGGTGCCGTTGAACGCGCTGCAAACGGCAACTCGTTCATCGAGGATCGCGAGCGCGACCCGGCCGAGGGCAAGTCGGACATCGCCCGCGAGCGGGCCGCCGAGGTTCAGGCGTGA
- the prfB gene encoding peptide chain release factor 2 (programmed frameshift) — protein MDDIIARLSELEDRLRRVLNRLDLAARTTEADALELATLLPDFWSDPETARRTMRRLTELRSDVDRWTSVEVRIKDARELAELAALESDAGQATMAAALEEEVAAIATTLADMDRSLLFAGEFDDHDAILSIHAGAGGTDSQDWADMLLRMYERWSDRHRFQCEILDRSPGEEAGIKSATISIQGRSAYGLLKSERGTHRLVRISPFDSAARRQTGFALVEVSPLIADDVAVDLREEDVRVDIYRASGAGGQHVNKTSSAVRMTHLPTGIVVTCQNERSQAQNRETATKILRARLLEVEIEKREAEQARLKGQHVSAEWGNQIRSYVLHPYQMVKDHRTDVETGRTQAVLDGDIDLFIDAWLRHQLGEPIEPPTGGGTAA, from the exons ATGGATGATATCATCGCCCGCTTGTCCGAACTCGAGGACCGGCTGCGTCGCGTCCTCAACCGTCTT GACCTAGCCGCACGCACGACTGAGGCGGACGCGCTCGAACTGGCGACGCTTCTTCCCGACTTCTGGTCCGATCCCGAGACCGCCCGCCGCACGATGCGGCGGCTGACCGAGCTGCGGTCCGATGTCGATCGCTGGACATCGGTCGAAGTCCGGATCAAGGACGCGCGCGAGTTGGCCGAGCTCGCCGCCCTCGAGTCGGACGCCGGCCAAGCGACGATGGCCGCGGCGCTCGAGGAAGAGGTTGCGGCGATCGCCACGACGCTGGCCGACATGGATCGCTCGCTGCTGTTCGCCGGCGAGTTCGACGACCACGATGCGATCCTCAGCATACATGCCGGCGCCGGCGGCACGGACAGTCAGGACTGGGCGGACATGCTGCTGCGGATGTACGAGCGCTGGTCGGATCGCCACCGCTTCCAGTGCGAGATCCTCGACCGGTCGCCCGGTGAGGAGGCCGGCATCAAGAGCGCGACGATCTCGATCCAGGGACGGAGCGCTTACGGCTTGCTCAAGAGCGAGCGGGGCACGCACCGCCTGGTGCGGATCTCGCCGTTCGACTCGGCAGCGCGTCGCCAGACCGGGTTTGCGCTCGTCGAGGTCTCGCCGCTCATCGCCGACGATGTGGCGGTCGATCTGCGCGAGGAAGACGTGCGCGTGGACATCTACCGCGCGAGCGGCGCCGGCGGACAGCACGTGAACAAGACGTCGAGCGCGGTGCGGATGACCCACTTGCCCACCGGCATCGTCGTCACGTGCCAGAACGAGCGGTCGCAGGCGCAAAACCGCGAAACGGCGACGAAGATCCTGCGGGCGAGGCTGCTCGAGGTCGAGATCGAGAAGCGCGAGGCGGAGCAGGCACGATTGAAGGGCCAGCACGTGTCCGCCGAGTGGGGGAACCAGATCCGGTCGTATGTCCTGCACCCGTATCAGATGGTGAAGGACCATCGCACCGATGTCGAGACCGGCCGAACGCAGGCCGTGCTCGACGGGGACATCGATCTGTTCATCGACGCTTGGCTGCGGCACCAGCTGGGCGAACCGATCGAGCCACCCACGGGCGGCGGGACCGCGGCCTGA